DNA sequence from the Sceloporus undulatus isolate JIND9_A2432 ecotype Alabama chromosome 4, SceUnd_v1.1, whole genome shotgun sequence genome:
gcagcattaggaagactgagaaccactgacttagagagtgttgagttcactggtaagtggtatagaaatggaattgctattgctatttgaagGGGTGATTTCACACTCTCCCCCTCATTCTCCCCCTTCCAGATGCAGAGAGGGTCCTCTCCAGAGCTGAGCATGTCCTGCAAGGCGCCCGCCTGGAGGTCCATCCGGCAGCCCCTCGGGATTATGGGAAGGTGGTCCTGCAGGGCCTGAGCCCCCACAGCAGCCAGGACCTGGTGGAGCTCTACGTGGAGCACATGCTGCACTGCGATCGGGGTGACTACACTCTCTTCCGGAGCCCCGCCGGGGACCAGGCCCTGGTGCAGCTGCAGGGGCCACTCAGCCGCAAAGGTAAGGAGGGGCAAGGGACCCTTCCCTGCACTGTGGGGGCAACTCCAGGTGGGTGCGTGCCCCCCCAATGCTCCAAGACACATTGGGGGGGGTCGgtggaatcaaagaatcatagagttggaaggaccactgggccatccagtccaaccccctcttctgcctgcaggaaatccaaatcaagcatccctgacaatggccatccagcctctgtttaaagactccaggaagggagactccatcaccctccgaggaaggagtgcattccctGTCGAAACGCCTTACTTcacggaagttcctcctaatgttcaggtggaatctcttttcctgggcttgatccattgttccgggtctgttCTCtgggcagcaaaaaacaagcttgctccctcttcaacatgacaggctcatcaaatcacctcttaaccttcttttctccaggctaaaacatccccagctccctaaatccctTCCTCATAGGGTCATGGTTcccggacccttcaccatttttgttcccctcctttggacccctggctccagtttctcaatgtcctttctgaattgtggtgcccagaactggacaccatcTTAGGTGGGGCCTGCCAAAGCAGAatggtggcactattacttctcttgatctagcactctacttctattgatgcagcctaaaatagcattggccttttagctgccgcatcacactgttcactatGGTTAAAtgttacttggactcccagatccctttcacatgaataagtctttcgttcagccaggtgtcccccataatcctatatctgtgcatttcgttttcctgccctaagtgcaataccttacatttctctgtgttgaagttcattttgttagctttggtccagctttctagtctattcaggtcatcttgaattttgagcctgtcctctgggaaggcctcctccttcctcccttggcTCAGCCTGGCATCCAGGCTTGACCACTGTGCCTCCCTCCAATTTGTCCTTGCAGTTAAGAGCAGGGAAGATGGCTGGCCTCTAGTCTCCCAGGTTGGGAGGAGAGGAGTAGAGGAGAGCTAGCCTTGCCAGCCCCATGTTGCCCAGCCTCCTGTGGGTGTCTCTGGGGAATGTTCCCCTCAGAAGCCAAATCCTCCCCAAGAGGCGTTGGGGAAAGTGGGTCTGCCTTGGGCTGAGGGAAGCCCACCAGAGTGGGGCCCTTCCCTTGCTTCCTCTCCACCTCGGTGGTCTCCCTGGCCCCCCATCTTGCCAGGGCTTCTGGGACAGGGAGAGGGGACCCTCTGCACCCCCAGAATTGtggggattgttgttgtgtgccttcatatggAGAGcatatgatggggttttcttggcaagtttgccatggccatcctctgaggctgagagagtgtcacccgatgggcttccatggctgagtggggaatcgatcCCAGGTCTTTCAGAGTCCTAggccagtgcttaaaccactacactagctCTTGCAGCTTACACAGCCAAtgataaaaaggttttaaaacaattaaatgaacTTTGATGCTAGAACAGTACTAATACAGCTTCTAAAAGCTTAACCATAAGGGCAAAAGTATCCTCTTTtaagtccagggttcaaattggCCGCACAGCCGTATCCAGCTACAAGGAAGATGGGCACATTTCTGTGTGAGCGGTGTAGCTATGCGTAAAGCGCCAAGTCCTTGCTGCTTTCTGTGGAGCGCAGACTCCATTTTGTTCCCGGGAAGTTCTGAGGGGACATTTTGTGTGTGGCTCTCGTGAGGCAGTTCTGAGGGAAAGAAGAGGCTGAGGGAGAACAATGAATAACAATGAATAAAAATGGCTGTGATGAAGATAAATTCAGCGGGAGGCATCTCTGAGGCCAGAAAATGGCGTCAGGATGAGGCCCCAGACAAGGGACCTTGAGGGGAACCTCATTTGTGTTTTGTTCTGAAACTTCCCCCGGCCGGACTGCTTTCTCCCTCGCCCCTTTGTCTCCAGAAGTCAGTTATTGtcagactacatacacacacaaacacacacaaacacacacacacataccgtATGTACATACAGTCGATCCTCCATTttcacggattcaagtatccatggtttgaaaatatttttttaaaaatataaattcattttatataagggagacggTTTTACTGTCCATTAGGTTTAACGGGGCTTGAACGTCCATGGACTTTGGCATCCaaggggcatcctggaaccaagaCCCaggagatgccaagggcccactgcattgaCTTTCATTTGAGATTGTAGTCCATTTTTTCCAAAATGCCAAAACTGGTTTTTCTGGGCAAATCAAATGTAAAAGAGAACATTCTGCACAGTAAAACTACTCAGCGTAGTCAAGGTTTACGTGGATCTAGTaacatttcgggggggggggggtaatcccATG
Encoded proteins:
- the LOC121929193 gene encoding protein mono-ADP-ribosyltransferase PARP10-like codes for the protein MAEGAPAGEGWLGVSGVPPELPSELLVLYFENRRRSGGGPVESCRRSGSRARLAFRRPEDAERVLSRAEHVLQGARLEVHPAAPRDYGKVVLQGLSPHSSQDLVELYVEHMLHCDRGDYTLFRSPAGDQALVQLQGPLSRK